Below is a genomic region from Onychostoma macrolepis isolate SWU-2019 chromosome 15, ASM1243209v1, whole genome shotgun sequence.
GTAATTTTCCTCTAAAACCATCGGGAATCACCGGTGAGAAGAAGTCATTTGCCGGTACAAGGCTTCTCGTGTGATGAATGAGTTAATGAATTAATCATTTCTTTATGAACtggttaaaataatcttaagcTTTTGGgttattttgcatattattaagcaaaaagtgtataaatagtgtctACATGaattctaattatatttttatacaataaaaataaaacgttcTTGAATTAAAAAGCCTTGGACAaagtatgcaaaaaaaaaaaaaactcttcatTGTTTTCCCTCAAAGCGTTAAAAGTTACCTGGTGGAGTTTGAAATTAACATCAAACTTCTGTTTCACACAAATGCCAGCACAGATGTGCACGTTCGGCTAGAATCGCTCAGAACTCGTGCATATTCGGAAGCGGAGCTGCGCgaaaagttacaaaaaatgtcGTGCACACCGCCACGCGAAACGACGTCGCGCGCTCTCAAAGCGAACTTCCGCCAACACCGCGATGACGTCATATTTGGCGCGCGCACCCAAGCGAACTTGCGGACGCGTCAAGTATAAACCAGGCTTAAGTGGCTTTGGATATAATATATGATACATAACAAGACATCATGTGATACAACAATCATACCCCATTTATCACCAACAATAACAGGGCAGCCAGCATGAAGAGTGTTAACATTTCCTTGACCATTTCTATGAAGATTCCACCAAAAGAGAGCACCATTCTGGAAAGCGATcacataaaaaatgaaaatgacaaacacactCATTGCAACCTATCAGTCGATACTGTAAATCATATAACATAAGTTAAGAAGAAAGCAAAAAATCTCTATAtagttatatagttatattCTGTAGTCTAAATGCTTATTTGACTTTGTATGTAATAGCCAAAATCCTGAACCTCTAAGTCATATTCCTTTTATCCCCTGCAAGAGGTTGTGCTGGGATAAAATCCCCTTAGTGGGTGGTGAAAACATGAGTGCCAGGAGGTGAAAGTTCAAAATTCTAGATAGCTATCTATCAGGTTTCTTCAACAGTTCGTTTATTGAAACAACACTGACTCCCAACCCTAAAGCTTTTGTTGTAACAGGATATCCAATGAAATGTCTGACCTCAATTGCAAACAATCTGTTATCACTCAGAATTGCAGGGAATAGCATTCTGAAAGCTGTGCAGAGTAAAGTCTGGTTGTGTTCTGTCTTGAGTGAATCTGACTGTGAGAATGATGTATGGGATTCTATACCTCCACTACAGGAACACTGAAGTTAGCGTAAATAAAGGCTGTGTATCCTCCTGCTTCCACAGAGCTCAGCtaaaaagggaaaaaagttGTTCAGTGCTTCCAAAACTCACACTTTATCAGTCCAAACTAAATTGGCAAGATActgtttttttcaattaaaaaagtaaGCAATCAAGAGGTGAACTATTATTTACTTACATATATCATGAACGTAGCCACACGATTCCCAGTTTTTAGTCTGTACAATGGACTAGAGTCAGACtgccattaaaaaaattaaaaaatcacatTATCCACAGTGGGTATGCATCATGACACACAATGtacatacaaaaataattatcaatAGGAAATTTCTGCATTGAAAAACACTTTAGATTTTctaaatttttgaaaatgtctttCGTACATGAATGTTTTGGAAAATCTAGAGTAAAAACTTTCTTGTTACTCACTGTGGCATGGTCAAAATGAGGTTCATAGTGTCCTCCAATGCCATAATTTACAACTTGGAGATATTCAGCATAAGGAGGCTGCACATTCAACCCAGTGACCATAGTGATGCGCCGGTCCACTTTGCCCACAACTCCATGGGCTGAGTCTTTAAGCCATGCACTAAAAGATCATTGACAAAAATTGTAATGTTAGAGCCACTTTACACTTTAAGGAAGTACAACAAGAATAAAAATGGGATATTATTAGAAATGGGATATATTATTACTGGTATTATTTACCATTGAGATATGTTGGTTTTAAGTGTTTAGTAGTACACTAGCATATTGTAGTGGACAGCACATTCCAGGGCCCAGTTTATGGCGGGGCCCCTCTCTGACCACTATAGTGGACAAAGGTTTGCTACATTTTGATTGGATCTTGGTGGACTAACATAAGCAAATTGTCCAACGGCATCAGATAAAGATCCCAGGACAACAGCCAGACACCTCTTAGAGCGCAAGAAGAAGACCTTTGGTACAAAGCTCGGGAAGGACAGGACTTCTTATTGGTCAAAATGCAGTTTCTGCCCTTCACCCACCAACAGACTGATTCCTAAGGTTTTGGCCTGTGACCGCCATAAAAATTCCTTAGGACCTCTGGATGCAGCAACAGTGGGTGAAAGAAAGAGATATCACAAAGTTCCATCCAGATCCATTCATAACTATGTTCTCAAACCTTAAACTGATGcaaactacaacacacacatctTATACTTATTCAGATAAATAAGTATTCTCAGTGACAGCGACATGTAGTGCAACATCTTACACAAACTCAGCTGTTAATGAACAAAAGAATGCATGCATGACAGTTCAATCTTTTTCCATCATGTTTGGACTTAATGTGTTCGTAACATTGCTAAAGGTATTATGGTTGTGGTTTGGTAAGTGAGAAATGCACTGGTAAAACTTTAGTGGCACTTTTCTAAATGTGTGTTTGGACTATGCAAATAAGTTCCACAGGAGGAAAGAAGGGTGAGCCACACCATGTCCCCCACTCTGAtggaaacagccaatcacaattcACTTCCAGCAACtcagcatcagtgtggaaaggtctgaaagagatcaccaactacaagacaccatcccccagcactgtggagaatcaacagcTGGCAGACAATCTGAgtgagttctactgcaggtatgaaaaaaaaccccacactTGCTCTGAACACCTCTCCATACAACCATTAGCACCTCCAGCagcacccccacacacacacacacacacacctacacttCAGATCAGCGAAGACGATGTGCGCCAGATCTTCCggaagcagaaaaggaaaaaagcaccaggcccagattgtgttacaccagtctgtctgaaatcctgtggtgaccagctggcccccatcttcacacagatcttcaacagatcactggaacTGTGCAaagtcccttcatgcttcaaacgctctaccatcatccccatcccaaagaaatccaaaattacaggactaaatgactacagacctgtggctctaacgtctgtggtcatgaagtcatttgaaaaactggtgcaggcccacctgaaggatattactggacccttgctggatcctcttcagtttgcctacagagcaaacaggtctgtggatgatgcagtcaacatgggactgcattatgttctgcaacatctagacagaccagggacttatgtgaggatcctgtttgtggacttcagctcggcctttaacactatcatcccaaacctcctcctgcccaaactaactcagctctccaTGCCCACCTCCgcctgtcagtggatcaccagcttcctgacagacaggcagcagctagtgaggctgggaaaattctcatccagcacccATACGATCAACACTGGGgctcctcagggctgtgttctctccccactgctattctccctctacaccaatgactgcacatctaaagacccctctgtcaagctcctgaagtttgcagacgacaccacactgaTCGGCCTCATTATGGACGATGgagagtctgcttacagactgGAGGTTGAGCAGATGGCTATCtagtgcagtcttaacaacctggagctcaacacactcaaaacagtggagatgatcgtggacttcaggagaaacctccctgctctccccccactcaccatcatggacagcactgtaacgacagtggagtcattcaggttcctgggcaccaccatctccgaggacctgaagtgggacattcacatagacattgttaaaaaggccaagcagaggttgtactttcTTCGCCAACTGAGGAAGTTCAatctgccacaggagctgcttaaacagttctactctgccatcattgaatccgtcctctgcactttaATAACtatctggttcagctcagctaccaaatctgacctcagaagacttcagagggtagtccggactgctgagcgaatcattggtacaaccctccctactctccaagaactgtactcatccagagtgagcaaaaggattgccaaaatcactctggacccctcacatccagcacactccctctttgaactgttactGTCTGGttgacgctacagagctctgagcaccagaacagccaggcacaggaacagtttcctccctcaggcaatccatctcatgaacacttgacaataattgtggaacacacactatttatacacttgtttatctaaaacacatacttagtctacatttcaatttgcacataatatacctgtacatacaaaaccgtctattgtaatatatttgtaCATACAAAACCgtctattgtaatatacctgtacatacaaaactgtctgttgtaatatacctgtacatacaattgtcaatttgtatattgttattccttatttacttgttctattttttattttttttattatctgtgtttttgttctgtcactgtcattctgttgcactgtggaagcttctgtcatgaaaacaaattcctcgtatgtttaaacatacctggcaataaagctcattctgattctgacacTCCTTGTTCTGAGTCTGAGTCCTATTACTGGGAAGGCAGCAACAGAAACAACCCGTTCTGAGTCTGAGTTCAGTAAGGGAAGAGACTGCAACAGATCACCAACGTTCTGAACCTCTGGCCCATGAGGGAAGAGGCAATAACAGATACCAAGTCCTGAGTCTCCAGCTTTGAGGCAGCAACAGATACGACCACGTTCTGAGCCTCCAGCCTGCAAGGAAAGAGATAATCCACATCAGACTTCAGAGTCTTCGTCCAGTAAGACAACGACAGATGCAGTCTCCATCTTAGAGAGACAAAGCGGATCGACCAAATTCTGGATCTCTATCCCAGAGAGGCAGAAGACACACAGATATTTGCAAAAAGGTTAAGCTCTGGTGAGCAAACCTTCACTCCAAAGTTCCTTTGCTTGCGTGTTCCAGGCTAAGGACCTTCTGCACCTACTCTCGGGCCACATCTGCATGTTCCAGATTTTAGGACCCTTTGGTGCTCCAGGAGATTAGCATCCTCCAGCGCTTCATGTTCAAGGCTGTCGAAACGGATTCCTGCTCCTTTCCCCACTGCATTGTTACCAGCACAACCAGTGGAAGAAGTCACCGCCACCGGACTGCTCACTCACCACAGAGAACGTAACTATCACCTATCCAAACCTCTTCCAGAAACCTTGGCATTGTTGTGTATTATCAGTATATGATTTTTCTAATTGATATCAGATGTTATATAGCTGACTGCAGTTGATAACAAATAATCTTTCAGGTATTTGTTTGATGCATAATAAGGTTCTTCACATTACTTGTTTCGGAGTAGCAACAGTTTATCTTTCCAGATAATGTAGCTCTGACATAGCAACATCCAACataatcacttgcattttaCGCATCTTATGCACTTTATTAATTTCCCATTCCTATTCATTTAGTAGTTGTTGATTACTCTTGTCTatcttttgttaataaaatctattttattacacttgtgtCTTTCTTGTGTTAATAATGCCGTAAAGGTTCTACAAGTTAGGTATCCCACCAATCTTTCTTATGTGATGTACTCATAACCACACCTTAAGTGACACGTGATCCAAAATCATAATGTCATCTGTGACGCGAGTACCCATCACTACACTATTTCGCCTCCTTAGGTTGGCGAAAGCAAAATTCACTACAATACAGATAAGCTGATTTAACTGttttcttaatatatatatatatatatatatatatatatatatatatatatatatatatatatacttgtaCCTCTTGCTGATGCGATATTCCGCAGTGGCCTGATTTACTCCTGATGCCACCACTGATCTTCTGAGCtgaaggaaaacatgaaatatataaatataaatgatgcAGAtgcagacagagacagagagatacAGACAGAGACTTAGAAAAAGTACAAATAGACAGGATCAAAACAAAACGATCCCTTGCATTTTCTGTTATGTGAGAATTcccaaaagaaaagaaaaaaaaaaagaactactAGCAGGGAGTTTTAATCCAGCACAAAAAAGGACGGAAACACATGATTTAATGCTCAGTCtgttcccacaaaaataaaaaaaataaaaacgctCTGGGTGGAATAACTGACGAGCTGTGAGCACAGTTGATTCCGACCGCATGACTTATTCACGTAATGTGCTCTTCATCTTCTCTCCAGCTCAGTTTAAGGCTGGCTTATGTTGTGGTTAAATATGCctggaaaagaaagaaaaactagCACACAAAAGTTTGTGAATCTCTTGAGAAACTGGCTTCATACAGACATTTTGAAGAGTCTCTCCATGTTGAGCTGGCCAGTAACTGGCATACATAGTTTGTTTAAGCAGTAAGATAAAAAGTGAGtgaaaaatgcattgttcagaaatgaacagaaaatggaagaaaatgGAAGCAGGAAAAACTGGCAATAAGTGAGAGCTCTAGTCTTTGCCAACCATTATCCCTCAAACCAAAAATGATCTAAGTAATGTAAAGGACTTAATAACATCCCAGTTATGGTCCAAATTCACTCATTCTTGCTTGCACTTAATATCAAAGACAGCATGCTGCATCATTAGTGATGCCTTGTTTAATTTGAAACAAATTACTTCTACATCGTGGTTAAATACCCATTGCATATACAATATTGTGTGTTTCCACATAAAGGCACTTACCCCTGGAACGGCATATTCTCTGATGCTTTTAGCTTCAGCTCGGGTGACAAAGGTATGAAAGAGTACAACATAAGGGTGCAGGCTGATTAGCTCTCGTTTAATTGGTTGCAGAAGTAGGCCAGGGTTGCCATTGGTGAAAAAGTCACAGAACAACCTGGGGTTCTCAAAATGCTTTGGCTGTAAAAAGAAAgtaaattatacagtaaattataaAAGTAAAGTATTATACAAGAAACTATTATTATACAGACAAGTACCAAGTTCACAAGTAGGCCTACACCATTGTTTGAGCCTGTGTTGTCATTGTCCAACATGATTGAGTAGCCTAaaaaaacagactgaaattccaCTTGATGCCACTAGTtgtcagaggtgggtagtaacgagttacatttacttcgttacatttacttgagtaaattttttgggtaactaatacttttagagtatatttaaaaatgggtacttttactcttactcaagtacattttagtgaaaaacggtacttttacttcgttactgtggtgACGCTCCTCTccttactttatcttaatgcatacaagttaaaaatccttcaatttattaaGCGCTCCATCTACTTTTTTCTGGggaatgagcgatgcccgttcgcgaatgattcattcttttgagtcaattctgttcgaaggcttgatcaaaccagttggcagaccaatgAATcagttcgcgaatcagtttgaatgattcgttcacttccctgccgcacgcgctgagtcgtctgaaacggttctcactcagagttgtaacatcaagagcgttgaagaATCTGAatttggatctacagtcagttgaaagcaaatctgcaaaggctatggtttgctagctatgaagatctttattaggcgaacaccgcgtgtgctgtcggttccacaggtatagattcgcttacagtacacgataccactatgacattaccagtttgttgtacatgtaccttatacattaaatacaatgtataaactattcattaaataagctgtgacagagtatgaaataaacacccgccaaacctgcgttagttccaggaggaatgccttgcctagacacaattaatatggatattttcacaatatttacgcttgcagaaat
It encodes:
- the p4ha3 gene encoding prolyl 4-hydroxylase subunit alpha-3 isoform X3, coding for MNIVQSNEAEENLDALREGYRRMEGSLPKLEDLQGAAQGLMRLQDVYDLRVEGLVRGHFQQITNGNAVDIYKPPVSDTLSGDDCFLVGKVAYDSEDYYHSVQWFEEAVRLFRGTEWSPENEGTLEDALDHLAFSHFKTGNISYALSLSQELLLHDPVNSRVHFNVEKYEKLLDESPPVTNQSLVLKRPDSTCLRTRNVYEKLCQTKGSQPKHFENPRLFCDFFTNGNPGLLLQPIKRELISLHPYVVLFHTFVTRAEAKSIREYAVPGAGGSERGRICCCLKAGDSGLGICYCLFPHGPEVQNVGDLLQSLPLLNSDSERVVSVAAFPVIGLRLRTRSVRIRMSFIASAWLKDSAHGVVGKVDRRITMVTGLNVQPPYAEYLQVVNYGIGGHYEPHFDHATSDSSPLYRLKTGNRVATFMIYLSSVEAGGYTAFIYANFSVPVVENGALFWWNLHRNGQGNVNTLHAGCPVIVGDKWVANKWVHEYGQEFQRRCSLNPEE